A region of Myxococcus stipitatus DSM 14675 DNA encodes the following proteins:
- a CDS encoding protein kinase domain-containing protein yields the protein MGTYRIVKKLAAGGMAEVFLGKVVGAEGFEKPVAVKRILPSFVQDASFVELFLREAKLSVTLQHGNVLQVLDLGTSAGQYYMVMEFVDGENLSALLKTARARQVPLGLREICFIAHQVAEGLAYAHGRTDPSGAPLNIVHRDVNPSNVMVSSNGGVKLADFGIAKVADEGRQETQAGVIKGKINYLSPEQVHGRPVDQRSDIFLLGLLLYEMLAGKRLFEGSTPQIIHALGSFNERTLEPLPGVPAPLWELLTRALAANPDARCPAAREFSESIQNFLFDHRLRVGSVDIASLFSRANPDWRSPLVDLAGAPGEEIRLEDEDLARTRSTPAREVRRHSVSAPPPPMLRPVTPPPAEAAVVRPVTPKPVLGIEPPPTAVAPVIAAGLGPRPSRARQQLGTILLTRGMLTPHMLNQALSLQKQRGGRLGQVLIQERWLEPDNLVRALSEQSGLPHITEDKLQSVPVPEELLKQIPRELCERLCAVPLAVRGRELVCAVLDPRDVQVTDALKFSTRAVAVQGLFASEQGIRKTLQRFYPPVEEAPAPYVRAHDPIPLEPSPEDKARDTRMMSQFSEQFTGRRVLDESTFAESKPPATEPVARVGPVRGDVRARMVLVVAEPSEPREAAVRLLLVQGLAAATSPAADAPRALSLGGYELVLVLEDAVADPAGLAQKLRSAHPQVEVRLLPSYSAALLGEGGPLAKLAELQARLLDGMLSMLAGSATLAPFLTKLARRLVSRMGAGRVEEGLLSAAASALALAARLEEPRRFVLPTRARALGLVGSGMPEVSEVLMAVLPEGDDRTPPGGRAAGALLCAARFVQEVQSAQPPTAKAAQALQVLRQDPRLPVAAMEALTTELESSTQADKAAPRVVVAETDGANAMTLQIRLMAEGLSTVRAKTRADVEKALAAGAQAAILADPLPDGDLRALLQAMRKSPSTEDLPIYLIVDKEDPAAFTAALDAGADDVMVRSASPEVLIAKLRRGIQQRQTARRGAKSAQ from the coding sequence GTGGGGACCTACCGGATAGTGAAGAAGCTGGCCGCGGGCGGAATGGCCGAGGTCTTTCTAGGCAAGGTGGTTGGCGCGGAAGGCTTTGAAAAGCCTGTCGCGGTGAAGCGCATCTTGCCGTCCTTCGTCCAGGATGCCTCCTTCGTGGAGCTGTTCCTGCGCGAGGCCAAGCTCTCCGTCACGCTTCAGCACGGCAATGTCTTGCAGGTGCTGGACCTGGGCACCAGCGCGGGCCAGTACTACATGGTGATGGAGTTCGTGGACGGGGAGAACCTGAGCGCGCTCCTCAAGACCGCCCGCGCCCGGCAGGTGCCGCTGGGCCTCCGGGAGATCTGCTTCATCGCCCATCAGGTGGCCGAAGGGCTCGCGTATGCCCATGGCCGCACGGACCCCTCGGGCGCGCCGCTCAACATCGTCCACCGCGACGTCAATCCCTCCAACGTCATGGTCTCCTCCAACGGAGGCGTGAAGCTGGCCGACTTCGGCATCGCCAAGGTGGCCGACGAGGGTCGGCAGGAGACGCAGGCCGGCGTCATCAAGGGGAAGATCAACTACCTGTCCCCCGAGCAGGTCCATGGCCGCCCCGTGGACCAGCGCAGCGACATCTTCCTCCTGGGGTTGCTGCTCTACGAGATGCTCGCGGGCAAGCGGCTCTTCGAGGGCTCCACGCCTCAAATCATCCACGCGCTGGGCAGCTTCAACGAGCGCACCCTGGAGCCGCTCCCCGGCGTGCCCGCGCCCTTGTGGGAGCTGCTGACGCGCGCGCTGGCGGCCAACCCCGATGCCCGCTGCCCCGCGGCCCGCGAGTTCTCCGAGTCCATCCAGAACTTCCTGTTCGACCACCGCCTGCGCGTGGGCTCCGTCGATATCGCCAGCCTCTTCAGCCGCGCGAATCCCGACTGGCGCTCGCCCCTGGTCGACCTCGCGGGGGCGCCCGGTGAGGAGATCCGCCTGGAGGACGAGGACCTCGCGCGCACCCGCTCGACGCCCGCCCGGGAGGTGCGGCGCCACTCCGTCTCCGCTCCACCGCCTCCCATGCTGCGCCCGGTGACGCCGCCCCCCGCGGAAGCCGCCGTGGTTCGCCCCGTCACCCCCAAGCCCGTCCTGGGCATCGAGCCTCCCCCCACGGCCGTGGCCCCCGTCATCGCCGCGGGACTCGGCCCGCGTCCCTCCCGGGCGCGGCAGCAGTTGGGCACCATCCTCCTGACGCGCGGCATGCTCACGCCGCACATGCTCAACCAGGCCCTGTCGCTCCAGAAGCAGCGCGGTGGGAGACTCGGTCAGGTGTTGATCCAGGAGCGGTGGCTGGAGCCCGACAACCTGGTGCGCGCGCTGTCCGAGCAGAGCGGGCTGCCCCACATCACCGAGGACAAGCTCCAGTCCGTTCCCGTCCCGGAGGAGCTGCTCAAGCAGATTCCCCGCGAGCTGTGTGAGCGGCTGTGCGCGGTGCCGCTCGCCGTGCGAGGCCGCGAGCTCGTCTGCGCGGTGCTGGACCCGCGCGACGTGCAGGTCACCGACGCGCTGAAGTTCTCCACGCGCGCCGTCGCGGTGCAGGGGCTCTTCGCCTCCGAGCAGGGCATCCGGAAGACCCTCCAGCGCTTCTATCCCCCCGTGGAAGAGGCCCCTGCGCCCTACGTGCGGGCGCATGACCCCATTCCCCTGGAGCCCTCCCCGGAGGACAAGGCCCGCGACACCCGGATGATGTCGCAGTTCTCCGAGCAGTTCACCGGACGCCGGGTGCTCGACGAGAGCACCTTCGCGGAGTCCAAGCCCCCCGCGACCGAGCCCGTGGCCCGCGTCGGCCCCGTGCGCGGCGATGTTCGCGCGCGCATGGTGCTGGTGGTGGCGGAGCCTTCCGAGCCGCGAGAGGCCGCGGTGCGGCTCCTCCTGGTGCAGGGGCTCGCGGCGGCGACCAGCCCCGCGGCCGATGCGCCGCGTGCGTTGTCGCTGGGAGGCTACGAGCTGGTGCTGGTGCTGGAGGACGCGGTGGCGGACCCGGCGGGGCTGGCGCAGAAGCTGAGGAGCGCGCATCCCCAGGTCGAGGTGCGCCTGCTGCCTTCCTACAGCGCGGCGCTCCTGGGCGAGGGCGGCCCACTGGCGAAGCTCGCGGAGCTCCAGGCGCGCCTGCTGGATGGGATGTTGTCCATGCTCGCCGGCAGCGCGACCCTTGCGCCGTTCCTCACCAAGCTGGCCCGGCGGCTGGTGTCGAGGATGGGGGCGGGGCGCGTGGAGGAAGGCCTGCTCTCCGCCGCCGCCAGCGCGTTGGCCCTGGCCGCGCGGCTGGAGGAGCCCCGGCGCTTCGTCCTGCCCACCCGCGCTCGCGCGTTGGGGCTCGTGGGGAGCGGGATGCCCGAGGTGAGCGAGGTCCTCATGGCGGTGCTCCCTGAAGGGGACGACCGCACGCCTCCGGGGGGCCGTGCCGCGGGCGCGCTGCTGTGCGCGGCGCGCTTCGTCCAGGAGGTCCAGAGCGCCCAGCCGCCCACGGCCAAGGCGGCCCAGGCGCTCCAGGTGCTGCGCCAGGACCCGCGTCTGCCGGTGGCCGCGATGGAGGCGCTCACCACGGAGCTGGAGTCGAGCACCCAGGCCGACAAGGCGGCGCCTCGGGTGGTGGTGGCGGAGACGGATGGGGCCAACGCGATGACGCTGCAGATCCGCCTCATGGCGGAGGGCTTGAGCACGGTGCGCGCGAAGACCCGCGCCGACGTGGAGAAGGCGCTGGCGGCGGGAGCGCAGGCGGCCATCCTCGCCGACCCGCTGCCGGATGGGGACCTCCGCGCGCTGCTCCAGGCGATGCGCAAGTCGCCTTCGACCGAGGACCTCCCCATCTACCTCATCGTCGACAAGGAGGACCCCGCCGCCTTCACCGCGGCGCTCGACGCGGGGGCGGACGACGTCATGGTCCGCTCCGCCAGTCCGGAGGTCCTCATCGCCAAGCTGCGCCGAGGCATCCAGCAACGCCAGACGGCGCGACGCGGCGCGAAGTCCGCGCAGTGA